The genomic stretch ATACTGACCCGTGACCTGACCGTTCCGGCGACGGCCTGGGCCGGACTGGCGCTGCCGTCGAACCAATCCCTCTGGAGCGTCTTTCTGGAGCCCTTGCAGCGTCCCAACCTGGAGATGATTTGCGGCCTGTTCCCCATCTTGCTGGTGGTGTCGGGCTTTGTGCGATCGGGTCCGCGACTGTACCGCAGCCACCCCTGGGAAGTGGGTTTCTTCGCGCTGTTGATCCTGGTGTGCAGTCTGCCCAGCATGGCCCCGTTGCGCTGGTCCTATCGCTGGTTGCCCCTGTTCCATCTGGCGCTGGCCGTGCTGGCGGTGGAAAGCTACCGCTCCTTCCGACCCGGTCCGGGATGGCGCAACAACCCCGCCCTGACCGGTCTGATGCTGCTGGCCGGACTGGCCCTGGTGGAGATGCTCTTCTTCCCCCTGGCCGATCAGGCCGAGGGGCTGATCCTGGGTTCGCTGCTGCTGTGCCTGGTCTGGCTGGCCGTGGAACATCTCCCGGTGCAACGGGCCTCGCTCAAGCACGGCTTTCTGGCCCTCGGGGTCTTTCTGGCCCTGGCGGGCAGTTATCTCAGCCTTTATCCGTTCCGCATCACCCTCTGTTTCCCCATCGACGACCGACTGCGCGAGGCGGTCCCGCTCGATCCGAAACGGCGTTACCTGGGCCTCTACACCGTGCAGGACTACTTCCGTTTCGGCAAAGGCAATCATGACGGAGGCGTCGGCTTCTCCCCGTGGAGTCGGTTGAGACCCGGCAACAGCGCCCTGTATGCCGGTTTGGAGACGATCAACGGCTATTCCCCCATCGCCCCGCTGCCCATCAGCCACCTGTTCCACGACATCTCCCCCCATGGCATGCTGGCCAGAGAGCAGATGGCCCTGATACTGGAGTCGGAACGGAAGGGGGGGCTGTTGTTGCCCCTGATGGGCGTGGACGGGCTCCTTTTGGGCAACGACAGCCTGGAAAGCGCCCTGCAACCCCTGCTCGATACGGGACGCTGGATCCTGGTGGACCGCAACGAGGAGGGGGCGGTATTGCATCGCCAACAGGGGGTCGCTCCGCGGATCTGGTCGATTCCCGAAGTGACCTGGCGTTCGAGAAAGGAGATGGCCAGCCTGCGCACCTTTGCGGAGGCGGCTCTCGGACGGGAACCATTCGCCATGACCACCGATGCCCGAATCGTGGCGGAGCAACGGTCGCGTTTCGCTCCGGTGGCTGTTTCGAATGCCCTCGAAAGGCGCAACTCGGTGCAGGTGGAGGTTCGCACCGCTGCGGACCGGGAGGGACTGGTGGTTTTTTCGCGAGCCTGGCGTCCGGAATACAAAGCCTGGCTCGACGGAGAAGCCCGACCGGTGGTGGCGCTGCAGGGGTTGCTGCCGGCGGTGCTGCTGCCCGCCGGCGCTCACGGGCGTCTGGAACTGGTCTATGCCCCCGACTCCCTGCGCCTTGGTCTGATACTGGCGGGAGGGGCGGGTTTCGGCTGTCTGGTCTGGTTTTTCGTGGTGAGCCGTCGCAAGAGGGAGGTGGGGGGATGACTCGTATCGTTGCCGGATTCGGTCTCGGGATGCTGGTAGTGTTATTGACCCTTCCGCTTCGGGCGGCGGTTTTGGAGGTCGGGGAGGGGCGTCCCTTCGCCCATCCCCAGGCGGCGCTGGCGGCGGTCAAAGCGGGGGATGAGATCCGGGTTCATCCCCTGTCCGACGGGAAGCCGTACCCCGGGGTGACGTTGCGTCTGAATCTGCCCGGCCTCACCCTGCGTGGCATGGGTGAAAAGCCGGTACTCCTGTCGGCGAAGGGGGTGGATCTCAGCGGTCGCGGCCCCGTGCCACGCGCGGTGATTCAACTGGATCCTTCGGCCCAAGGGGCGCTCATCGACCATTTCGAGATAGTCAACGGCCACAATGACGATGGCAATGCCGCCGGCATTCGGGTCAATCAGGCCAACGACGTGACGGTGCGCCGTTGCGATTTGCACCACAACGATAACGGTATTTTCTCCAATCCCGGCGGCGAGGGAGAGGTTCGACGGTTGCGGCTGGAAGAGAACCGCATTCACCACAACGGGGCCGCCAAAGGTCGCGGCAACAGCCACAACCTCTATTTGGCCGGTGCAGGGGTCTATCTGCTGAAAAACGAGGTTCACGACAGTCTGGATGGTCATAATCTCAAAAGCCGCACCCATCTGTTGCTGGCCGAGGAGAATCTGTTTCGACATGCCCGGCAGCGGGAGATCGATCTGGTCGATTCCCGCGAGAGCGCGGTGGCCGGCAGCGATGTCCTGCTGCGCGGCAATCGCATCATCAAAGGCCACAAGGCCAAAAACCATGAAGTGATCTATTTCGGCAGCGACGGATCTCATCAGCGCCGAGGCACCCTGTACCTGTTGAACAATGTGCTGGAAACACCTTTCACCACCGCCATGATCCACCTGGACGGGCCGGAGGTGGCTATGCACCTGGATGGAAACCGCCTGGTGACCACATCCGCCCCGAAGCCGGGACGGCTGCTGCGCTACTCCGGCGGGGCCGCGGAGGGACGGGTGGTGTCGGGGCGAAACAGCCTCTCGCCGGGTTTTTCCGATGCCCTGCCGAGCGGCACCCCTGCCGGGTTACCGTTGTCCCTGACGCACCTGGAGGCGTTGCGTCGTTCACCCTGATGAAGGGCCATGCCCCTCATGGGCTCATTTTTGCCGATATTGCGCGATTTTTCTCAAGAATCTCCTTCCCGTGCCCGATACACCAGATGATCCATCAAGGAGGGCGCCGGCGGAGAGGGTTTCCTGCTGGATCTCCACTGTCAACCGTTGAATCTCTATAACAAAATAGATATTCTTCACACGTTTTATGAATGGGTTCGGGATGAATTAGAGGATACTTTTGCGACATAATGACGTCATATTTTGTTGATATTACCCTTAATTTTTTTGGAATTAATTTCTAATCTCGATTTGGCAGACAGAAAGGAACCTCTTGTGCCGTATTGGCTGGTTTCAAGGGGAGAAATGGGGCGACAGACCCGTTTCAAGGCTTTCCTCCATCCGGTATCACTTTCCCGAGGCGGTGAAGATCATGAGTGAGTTGCACGAGGGCTATCCCTGGCGCAAAAAACGCATAGACACCTACATTGTGCTGGGCATCGCCTCGTTCATGATCAACGTCGTCGGCGTCGCGGTTCCTCTGGCGCTGCTGCAGGTCTACAACCGCATCATTCCGAACCAGGGGGAGGCCACCCTCTCGATCCTGGTTCTGGGGGTGTTGGGAGCCCTGGCCGTCGATGCGGCGTTAAGAACCTTGCGCACCCTCTTCATCGGCTGGTACGGAGCCCGTTTCGAGCATGGCGCCAGTTGTGACGTCTTCCGCCGCATATTGCAGTCGGAACCCCGGGATCTGGAGCGCATCGAAGGGGCCCAGCAACTGGAGCGCATGAGCGCCATCCATACCCTGGGAGAGCTCTATTCGGGGCAGGCCCTGCTGGCCATATTCGATCTGCCGTTCCTGCTCATCTACCTCTTTCTGGTCTACACCCTCGGCGGCTGGCTGGTTCTGGTTCCGGTGGTTTCGCTGATTCTGGTCACCATTCTGTCGGGCACTTTCGGCACGAAACTGCTGCAGGCCCTGACCAAGGATTCCGAGCAGACCCAGCGTCGTTTCGGTTTCATCACCGAAACCCTGGCCCGGATCCATTCGGTGAAGTCGCTGGCCATGGAGTCCCTGATGCTGCGGCGTTACGAGATGCTGCAGAACGCCAACCTCAAACAGACCTACGACATCATTTTCCTGGGGGCCACACTGCCGGCGGTTTCCTCCATGGCCTCCCAGATCACCGCGTCGGTGGTGCTGGCTTTCGGCTCCTGGGCGGTCATCGACGGGCAACTGACCACGGGTGGCCTGGCGGCATGCCTGATGTTGTCGGGACGCACGCTGCAGCCCCTGCAGACACTGGTGGCCGGATGGACCCGTCTGCAGGCCATTCGTCTGGCCCGCAAGGATGTGGACCTGCTGTTGCAGATGCCGCAACGCAAGGTCGCGGAGGGAATGACCGACAGTTCCGCAGAACTGCAGGGACGGGTTTCGCTGCAGGAGGTTCGCGTCGGAGCCGAGGGAACCCCGGCGGTCTTGCGCGACCTCACCCTGGAAGTGGCTCCGGGGGAGTGCGTGGCCATCATCGGGGAGAGCGGCAGCGGCAAGACCACCCTGCTCAAGCTGATCGCAGGACGCCTGCTGCCGGATCGGGGCACGGTGAACGTCGATGGTTCTCCCGCCCACGCACTGCCCGACACCTGGCGCAAGCAGGTGGCCTATGTGCCCCAGCAGGGCACCTTGTTCAACGGAACGATCCTGCAAAATCTGACCATGTTCGATGAGAGTCGCCGGGAGGCGGCGCTTCGGGTGGCGGCCAGTCTCGGTCTGGATCAGGTGGTCTCCCGCATGCCCAAAGGCTACGCCACCGTTGTGGGCGACGGCGCCTCCGATGCTCTGGCCGCCGGGGTGGTGCAACGCATCTCCATCGCCCGCATTCTGGCGCTGGAACCGCGTATTCTGCTCTTCGACGAAGCCAACATGGCCATCGACTCCGCCGGGGACGGGCTGCTGCGCACCTGTCTGGAAGAGCTGAAGGGGCGCTGCACCATCATCCTGATCTCCCTGCGGCCTTCCCTGCTGCGCATCGCCGACCGCTCCTTCAAACTGGGAGGGGGCACCCTGGAGGCGCTGGCCAGTTATCGCGACGGTCTGGACAGCATCAACGCGGTCCTGCCAGCCGAAACGGCGGGCATGCAGTCCATGCGGGAGGAGGCCAGGATCCGCGCCCTCGGGGATGGCCTCGGGGACGAACCCAGCTGGACCCGCTTTCTCGACGAACTTCCGGTGGCCAACGCCTATTCACGCTGTTTGAAGTTGCTGCTCACCGGGGTGAAATGGAGCGGGCCGTCCCGTCAGTTGGCGGAAGCCCTGCCGCACTTTTCGGACAGCATCGATCTGACCGATCTGTGCAACACCATGGCCAATCTGCAATACACGCATCGCATGGCGGAAGGCGTGCCGGAGGATATCGACCCCCGGCTGATGCCTTATTTGTTCGTATCGGCCAAGGGTCGGCCCTATGTGGTGGTGGGGCGGGATGGCAATGGCCAACCCCTGGCCTTCGACGGAGAGGATAACGTGGTGCGCCCCGGCTCCGGCATCGGTACGGGACAGGCCTTTTTCTTCACGCCACCCAACCCGGACGCGGTCAAACCCAAAAGCTGGGTTACCCATCAGATTGACCGGTTCCGCTCCCTGATCTGGATGATCATGGGCTTGACCATCCTGGGCAACGTTCTGGCCACCGCCACCCCTCTGTACACCAAAGCCATCTACGACAACATCATTCCCAGCGGCTCCGTGGCCATGGGCTTCTCCCTTCTGGCCGGAACCCTGCTCGCCATTCTGGTGGACTGGTTGCTGCGGTTGCAGCGGGCGCGCATCCTGGCCTATATCGGCGCCAAGGCGGAGCGGGTGTTGGGAAGCGGCATTCTGGAGCGTATCCTGGCGCTGCCGGCCTCCTTCACCGAGCGGGTCGCCGTCGGGGTTCAGGTCTCCCGCATCAAGACCCTGGAAGTCATTCGGGACATGTTCGTCGGCCCCCTGGCCTTCCTCTACTATGATGCTCCTTCGACGCTCCTATTCCTGATCGTGCTGGGGCTCATCAGCCCGGACGTGATCCTCTTCATGATCGGCCTGATCGTGGCGCTGGCCTTGCTGGCTTTTGCCCTGATGCCCTATCTGCGGCGCACCACGGCCAACTCCTCCAAGGTTATGGGGCAGAGGCAGGCGTTTCTCACCGAGGCCTTGTCGCGTGTGCAACTCATCCAAAGCACCCACGCCGACGCCATCTGGTATCAGCGCTTCCGCGACCTCTCCGGCAAGGCGACCATGGCCTCGTTTCTGGT from Magnetococcales bacterium encodes the following:
- a CDS encoding ATP-binding cassette domain-containing protein, with the translated sequence MSELHEGYPWRKKRIDTYIVLGIASFMINVVGVAVPLALLQVYNRIIPNQGEATLSILVLGVLGALAVDAALRTLRTLFIGWYGARFEHGASCDVFRRILQSEPRDLERIEGAQQLERMSAIHTLGELYSGQALLAIFDLPFLLIYLFLVYTLGGWLVLVPVVSLILVTILSGTFGTKLLQALTKDSEQTQRRFGFITETLARIHSVKSLAMESLMLRRYEMLQNANLKQTYDIIFLGATLPAVSSMASQITASVVLAFGSWAVIDGQLTTGGLAACLMLSGRTLQPLQTLVAGWTRLQAIRLARKDVDLLLQMPQRKVAEGMTDSSAELQGRVSLQEVRVGAEGTPAVLRDLTLEVAPGECVAIIGESGSGKTTLLKLIAGRLLPDRGTVNVDGSPAHALPDTWRKQVAYVPQQGTLFNGTILQNLTMFDESRREAALRVAASLGLDQVVSRMPKGYATVVGDGASDALAAGVVQRISIARILALEPRILLFDEANMAIDSAGDGLLRTCLEELKGRCTIILISLRPSLLRIADRSFKLGGGTLEALASYRDGLDSINAVLPAETAGMQSMREEARIRALGDGLGDEPSWTRFLDELPVANAYSRCLKLLLTGVKWSGPSRQLAEALPHFSDSIDLTDLCNTMANLQYTHRMAEGVPEDIDPRLMPYLFVSAKGRPYVVVGRDGNGQPLAFDGEDNVVRPGSGIGTGQAFFFTPPNPDAVKPKSWVTHQIDRFRSLIWMIMGLTILGNVLATATPLYTKAIYDNIIPSGSVAMGFSLLAGTLLAILVDWLLRLQRARILAYIGAKAERVLGSGILERILALPASFTERVAVGVQVSRIKTLEVIRDMFVGPLAFLYYDAPSTLLFLIVLGLISPDVILFMIGLIVALALLAFALMPYLRRTTANSSKVMGQRQAFLTEALSRVQLIQSTHADAIWYQRFRDLSGKATMASFLVSQLTSLLTTLAQTLTMMASVGVMTITAKGVMAGTLSSGTVMAAMMLTWRIFAPIQTTFLGIARMVQVFNSIGQIDRLMEMKGERDFAAHASSRTLKGAVGFSRVSFRYSSDSEPALVGVSFRVPEGSVVAVIGANGSGKSTLLKMILGLYQPQAGSVLIDEGDIRQLDPIDLRQNVSYLPQNCDIFFGTVAQNLRLANPVASDAELEEACGRAGLLEEIRRMPEGFGTRLNESRSEKLSTGFKQRLSLARAYLKKSKIMLFDEPGNNLDAESERYFREAILESRGKVTSFIVTHRPSHMQMADVVLYLEGGYLRAAGKPEDVRKMLPQSFI
- a CDS encoding right-handed parallel beta-helix repeat-containing protein; this translates as MTRIVAGFGLGMLVVLLTLPLRAAVLEVGEGRPFAHPQAALAAVKAGDEIRVHPLSDGKPYPGVTLRLNLPGLTLRGMGEKPVLLSAKGVDLSGRGPVPRAVIQLDPSAQGALIDHFEIVNGHNDDGNAAGIRVNQANDVTVRRCDLHHNDNGIFSNPGGEGEVRRLRLEENRIHHNGAAKGRGNSHNLYLAGAGVYLLKNEVHDSLDGHNLKSRTHLLLAEENLFRHARQREIDLVDSRESAVAGSDVLLRGNRIIKGHKAKNHEVIYFGSDGSHQRRGTLYLLNNVLETPFTTAMIHLDGPEVAMHLDGNRLVTTSAPKPGRLLRYSGGAAEGRVVSGRNSLSPGFSDALPSGTPAGLPLSLTHLEALRRSP